The Terriglobia bacterium region GATGAAATTTAGCGTCCATGGATTCATTCTGACCCGGAATTCGATTGTGGCATCGTGATAAATACGACGATTCGCAAAGCCCATTCGCCGTCGAAAAACCACGGCTGGATTAGCGCGTTCCATGAGACCATGACGAAGCGCCCGGCACATCGCGCAGCATCCGTCAAATATGGGACTGGTTTCTCTACTCTACCCCTGGGGGATTATTCTCCAGGCAATCGCCGTCATTCATTTCATTCGAAGGCGCCCGGACTTTTATTGGCTTTGGATCATCATTTTTTTCGGGCCCTTGGGAGCGCTGATCTACATCTTTATGGAAGTTGTTCCCGACATGGGCCTGCTGCGCCAATCGTTTGAAGCCTTTCCGAGAAGAAGTCGCATCGCGCACCTTGAAGCGGTCGTCCTGCAAAACCCATCGCCCGGAAATTACGAAGAACTTGCAGGCCTTTATCTCGATGACGGGAAGTACCAGCGAGCCCGAGACTGCTATGACAAATCGATCTCTTCACGTGCGGATTACCCGGATCCCGTATATCGCAGGGCGATCGCGAAAATTCATCTTGGCGACTTCGCCGCAGCCGTCCCGGATCTGGAATACGTCACATCTCGCGATCGGAAATACGATTCTCACCGCGCCATGGCGCTGCTCGCGCACTGCTATGCGAACACCGGGCAATCCGGGATGGCCGAGGAGCTGTTTCAGCGTGCCACGGAACTCTCGACATCGTCGGAG contains the following coding sequences:
- a CDS encoding tetratricopeptide repeat protein — encoded protein: MGLVSLLYPWGIILQAIAVIHFIRRRPDFYWLWIIIFFGPLGALIYIFMEVVPDMGLLRQSFEAFPRRSRIAHLEAVVLQNPSPGNYEELAGLYLDDGKYQRARDCYDKSISSRADYPDPVYRRAIAKIHLGDFAAAVPDLEYVTSRDRKYDSHRAMALLAHCYANTGQSGMAEELFQRATELSTSSETYLNYATFLAAQNRPAEAREWAELILSKKPAMPRYLQRRERPLFRRAKALLTKLGK